TCAGAACGTAGGAATTGAGAGTGCCCAACTGATACTGTTTCAATGACTGCAAGGAGCAGTTGCTGGAGCTAAAGATGGTTTTTCTCTGCTCCCCGGCAGCAGGGGCTGGTGATGGCACCGATGTGTCATTTCTGTTTGAACTTTATTTTACGTAACAATTACATGTGGTATCAAACTTGAAATTATGGTCACCACATCACTGTTTAGTTCCAGGTCTTTCTTTCCACTGCAGCTGTAATCCAGACTTCTCTATCTTTACAGGTCATCTCAAAATCGCTGAAAGCTGAAGATGGATATTAAGCGTGTGAAGGACTATATCTATTGGCTGTACTACCAATACCTACTGATCACCTGCAGCTACGTGCTGGAGCCCTGGGAGCGGTCCATGTTCCACACCATCACCGTGACTGTTTTCGCTATGGTGGTGTACACGGCTTACGTCTTCGTCCCCATCCACGTCTGCTTGGCTTTTGAGTTCTTCTCCCAGATATTTGGAGGCCAGCCCGAAAGCACGGTTTCCATCGTGAACTGAACTTGCCTGAGTAGTGCTTAGCAGCTCTTGCAACTTGTGAAATGCAATGTCTTCTTCAATTTTGTGTATTTATTCTGAAGCAGTTTTGCAGTtatgaaaataccattttctctTACAAAACATAGCTTGCTTAATTACCATAGGTGAAAATCAGAATAACGCACTGACTACTGACTAACAGTCCCTGTTCAATGAAACACAGGTCAGCTTTTGCTGTGTGATAATGACACACGTCACCTGGAATGCCATGTTTACCTAATATTCAACTGGCTCCCACTTTCAGCACTCTGATTTAATCACACTGGCATGTACGAAGCAGCAAAGACTGTTTATAATGGCTGTGAGGAGGGGTACTACGCTCATTATATGCAAAGAAGTTCTGTCAACAGAGTGCAGTGGCAAAACACACCATGCCTTCTTCGACCCAGATTAGAGAATATAAGGAAGATGAGTATAATACAGCGTGATTTGAGTACTCATATCTAGCTGGTTATTGTCTTCTGGTTTTTAATGGATGGGAGAGGAAGTTAGCAGAGAAAGTAATAGGCGTATGAACTTGAATCCAACTTTTTGCATCTAAGTTGCTGCATCTGAGGTTAGATGGTCTAAGATAGTAAAAAAACCTACTATAGGTATGGTTTGCAGTTTActgaaaatgacagaaagaaagagaaatggctCTGTTTCAGTGCACTCCTACCGCCTTCGATAAAAACCGAgacatcttttctttctgctgccatTCACCAAGGCAAGCAAAGTGCATGTCTGCACCAGAGGAAGATGATCCAGAAAATAGAGTGgaagtaatattttaataactGCAGGGAAGTCTGAGTGCTTAAAGAGATCTCTTTcataaagaagaaatgagatttaTTCTAATTGCCCGGGGGGAGTTTCTTGAACAATGGAAGGTTTGTTTCGTTTTCACTCTACGCCTAAATCAAATGTCAATGCCAAATCATAAGTTATAGTTATACAGTGCATGGATCTAACAGCTGATGCTGCTGTTACTAGAAGTGAGAGGTGCCAAATGTGAATAGTTTTCAAATTATGTCTGCACAGTtgtaggattaaaaaaaccctcttaactTCTTTATCAAGCTGCAGTGGGGTCCTGCATGCCTAAAAGAACACAGTTTGTTTGGAAACTAAGACATGTTTTGAAGGTTGAACAGATCTGAACATGTGTATGcagttttttcagaaaaaaataaaattttattcttcagaaacaATGTTTCAGTGCATGACTCTgctcttcctgtattttttatttgttcataaaTACCCTGGACGTGTGTGGGCCAGGCCGACACCATGGCAGACAGACTATTTTGTTGCAAATGTTTTGGGGCAAGGTTTCAGAGCCCCTTAAGTGGATCCATGTGTGGACTGCCATGTTCATCCTCACTAGTGCTCCAGCCCGAGacctctcctctctctggtggtgggggagggaaaaatagaagaaaaaaaaaaaaacaagaaaacccagAAACTTCATTGAAGATCCTGCTCTGCAGACCTGTTCACAAGGTCCTGAAGGCAACTCTTGGAGGTGCGCAGTTCTCCTGCTTGTAAGGAGCCACATTCATCATGTCATAGTTGCTGGTTGTGTTCAGGTTCTGGCTCACACTGGAGCCACTTGTTCATATTACCAATACAAGCAGATCATGGATGTGCCTGAATTCTCTGATGGACAGCCACTGATGTGCTTCAAATTAAGGTAATAAATACCTGTGTGGGCTGGTGGCACAACAATTGAATGGTTTAGGCTCAAATGGGAGCCAAAGGCTTAGCTGTCGTAACAGTTTAATCACAGTAGTTAACCTGCAGTATGAGGTACCAAGCTGTAATCACGCTTACAGTAATAAACAGAGCATTGGAGGAGACAAAAAATGTCAAGTACCTGTGAAAATTTCTATGAAAGTAGtctataaaatagaataaaagtaACAACCCAAATGGTGGaggtgaaaaaatgaaaatatttacctAGTAAGTTGGTGCTTGAACGAAAATACTTTCCAATATCCTATCCTCAAAAGATTCTACTTTTCAACTAGATAATGTGATGATGTAAATGCCACGGCATCTCCTAATCAATCCTGTTTCCAATAACAtcttactttttaatttctcaaaaagGTTATTTGTTCCCAATGGCATCAAACACAACTGACCTGCTTTTAGGAGTACGAGGAAAAACACTTTCTTAAAGGTATGCAAAGGCTGGGTCTCATATCTCAAGGAGCACACACCCCAATGTAATGTTGCTATTTAAACATTTAACTTAAAGCAAACAGAACAAGCAAACGACTTTGTTGAGGAAGAGGGAATTTCCACTGACCTTTCATGGTGGGATTCCTATAAAGCTCTTGCCTTCCTTATTATTCCGATTATCTTCATTTAGCTTTGTGGGAGGTGCTCGGAAGatggaggaaaacagcagcagtttcTCTTTGGGAGGGTCCCCGCAGCCTTACTTAAGTGAAaacacttttgtgtgtgtgtgttcttcaGCTTTactaaattttaaagtttttgggCAAGAAGTATTCACCACGAAGGAAAGAGACAGCTGAAAATAACCTCTATCTGCTAAAAAGCCTTTTGAGATTTTTCCAACCCTTTTCACTTCTCCGTTCtacaagaaaagctgaaataactCTAGCTACTTAATATTCAAAATTAGTGGGTTCCAGCAGgagatttcaaagcatttttggCACACAGCagtgaacagaaacattttttccccgTCTGAGAGAGGAGGTGGGACACCACTTTCGACAGCTTGAGACCACACCACAGCTTAGGAAGCTCTGCTCCAGTTTTGAAATCCTTTTCCCTGTAGATGAAGCTGTTCATACACGATGGAAAGAGGTTTTAATCAGATTATACCTGCACATTAACGTGGAAAGACCATTTGGTGTAATAGCAACAAGCCGCAGAGGAGGGTCGCATTTCAGAGAGCTGCCAGTAACACCAGCAGACGGCTTGGTATGTACAGCATATGGGCAACAACTTTTCCGTGGTGAGGAGTATAGCATCAGGCTCTCAATAAAACACCTTGGCAGGGCACTCTTTTCTCCTGCTTCATTATTACTCCATGTTAATTGCAGTTAATTGCTCCACTATTACCCTATGCTAATTGTAGTTCAGGCTGAGCACAGCAGCTGGAAGTTTTTacaccaaaaaaaggcaaatgaaaggaCTATGTTAAGAGTAAACAGAACCAATAATCGAATAGTGATAAATGAAACAAAGGCAGAAAGGGAGATGAACCAGTTCCAGTTGCATTCACCCTGAAAGTACAAACGCATCATTAAATTAAATGCTGAGAAATTTTTAGGCTCAGCTGGCCAGCACCATACCTCCcttgcttaaaattaattttcttaatttcatttaatcAAAGCTAGCATTTATCTTGCCGTAAAGGTTTCCTGGCCAATTTCATGGATCGCCTCCCAAATCCATTACCGAGGGCGACTACACGTGCACATGTTCAGACCATGAACCTCCAGAAGCTTCTTCCTGAAGCCCCTCCAGGCAGCCTTTACCCAAGACTATTAAAAAAAGCTTCCCAGGGACCTTTTCCTTAGTGGTGGTCTTGCACAGGAAAAACAGGGATCAGCATCACCACCAGTGACTCTGCCCATCTAGCAGGCTTATTGCTAAGTTATTTTGGTGCATTCCTTTTATCACATGAATTAAAATGCAGAGCTTGAAATAGGGTAGCAGCAGTTTATAGCTCGGAGGGTCATCAGTGGGATACAGATGTCTCTGAAGATCATCGGCTGCCAGCTAAACTCAGCTTACGTGAGCAGTGACTAAATGTAGTGCTAACTTATTTGAAGTGTGATATTCCCAGTCCTTTTTATACCCCCAGAGAGCCTTACAGTGGCTCCTGCCTGACTACTTGCtcaacaaaagaaagagaaagctctATTTCCATCCTTTCTCTTGATCTTTCTAGAAAAGACTAGCAAATTAGTCCAAGGCAGTTGGTGGGGAAGCACTGCCATTGCCTATCCTACGCATCTTCAGGGCATCTGGGTTCAAACCAGTCACTTGCAGAGACAGGCCATCATCTGGGTGTCCGACTTCATCTACATGGAATTCCCTGAAAAATGAGACCCTGTGTTTATGAAGGTTTGAAATCTTAAGGATGCTCAGgtacaaatttttttctgaagttttattaCTGCAGTTATTTGGCCACAATTTCAGATTCTTGCTTTGCATGGAGATTCaatgaaaaatgttacttttttcaCTTATAGTGACTCATACAGTTATGGTTGAAGGTAAAAAGGCCCTAAAGTTTTTATCAAGTGAAAGATgtcattaacatattttaaataaccaTTTTTATAAAGGCCCTGTTTCAGATAAACCTTCCAAAACAGCAAACGGATATCATCAATCAATACCATGCAAAAACTATAATGCGTGAGAAATGTGTCTCCACAGAGACACCTCTTTGAAACTTGCCTACAATTAAAAATGGTATGTAAAGGGAAATCACTCTAATCTCTGTGGTAGGAAGTTTCTGCTGCACTACTGCAAAGGGCAGATGTTGTTCTGGTCTTCTTGTACATGCAGAATTAGCCCTGCCCAGCATGCACACAGAGCATACCAAGGAGGACTGTGAATACAATACGTTGTCTGTCTCCCTTCACCTCTTAGCAAGACAATGCTCCATTTCTAGACTTTAATTTCCCTAATTActtagaagctaaaaaaaaaaaaaaaaaaagaaaacaccaaaaaacccccccaccTATTTAAGCCATCATAAAAGAAGTACAGCAGGGTTAGTAACAATCAGCAGAACCATACGAACTGCAAGTCACGCTTGCGCAGCACCAGAATGCATTTGCCAAAATTGGGCCAATTCTCGCAGATGGATTACTGCGCCCTGGGGCGAAGACGTGGACAAGTGGCGGCGTGCCAAGCTgagcatttgaaaattaaagcagaaaaggcTAATTTTCAAATTAAGTATTACTGAACTTGTAATAACTTTCTCATAATCACACAAAACGATCAACATCCAATGTTGCATCAAAAGCAGTGCTGCCCTCTCACAGTGCGTGAGTCAGCCCCTACCCAAGTCGTTTTAATTATTTACTTCTAAAATACCAAACTGCAGCTATATCAGCAAGTTACTGATATCCGACCACAAACTGCTTTTTGCATGGAGCCTGTTTCTCTCTATTTGGTAACTCCAGATATCTTCCTAGCCAAGATAAGATAACAATTCCTTTATCTGGACTCCCTGTGTGCACCTAGGTATTGACAACAGCAGAATTTAGTGATAAACCGTGAGGAAGATAGCCAC
The sequence above is a segment of the Calonectris borealis chromosome 9, bCalBor7.hap1.2, whole genome shotgun sequence genome. Coding sequences within it:
- the SPTSSB gene encoding serine palmitoyltransferase small subunit B, which codes for MDIKRVKDYIYWLYYQYLLITCSYVLEPWERSMFHTITVTVFAMVVYTAYVFVPIHVCLAFEFFSQIFGGQPESTVSIVN